A portion of the Staphylococcus felis genome contains these proteins:
- a CDS encoding ABC-F family ATP-binding cassette domain-containing protein, producing MLQVTDVSLRFGDRKLFEDVNIKFTPGNCYGLIGANGAGKSTFLKILSGEIDSQTGHVSLGKDERLAVLKQDHFAYEDERVLDVVIKGHERLFEVMKEKDEIYMKPDFNDEDGIRAAELEGEFAEMNGWNAESDAATLLSGLGISTDLHDKKMSELENNQKVKVLLAQSLFGDPDVLLLDEPTNGLDIQAISWLEDFLINFENTVIVVSHDRHFLNNVCTHIADLDFGKIKVYVGNYDFWYQSSQLAQKMAQEQNKKKEEKIKELQDFIARFSANASKSKQATSRKKQLEKIELDDIQPSSRRYPYVKFTPEREIGNDLLFVNNLSKTIDGEKVLDNISFTMNPNDKAVLIGQSEIAKSTLLKILAGELEPDEGSVKWGVTTSQSYFPKDNSEYFEHVNMNLVDWLRQYAPEDEQTETFLRGFLGRMLFSGEEVKKKASVLSGGEKVRCMLSKMMLSSANVLLLDEPTNHLDLESITSVNEGLKAFKGSIIFTSHDFEFINTIANRVIDLDVEGGLSKEMPYDVYLEEKGILKSSKA from the coding sequence ATGTTACAAGTTACAGATGTTAGTTTACGCTTTGGAGATCGTAAGTTATTTGAAGACGTAAATATTAAGTTTACACCAGGAAATTGTTATGGTTTGATTGGTGCAAATGGTGCAGGAAAGTCTACATTTTTAAAAATATTATCAGGTGAAATAGATTCTCAAACGGGGCATGTTTCTCTTGGAAAAGATGAACGTTTGGCAGTCTTAAAGCAAGATCATTTTGCATATGAAGATGAGCGTGTTTTAGATGTTGTGATCAAAGGTCATGAACGTTTGTTTGAAGTTATGAAGGAAAAAGATGAAATCTATATGAAGCCAGATTTCAATGATGAAGATGGTATCCGAGCTGCAGAGCTTGAAGGTGAATTTGCAGAGATGAATGGATGGAATGCTGAATCAGATGCAGCTACGTTGTTATCTGGTTTAGGTATTAGTACGGATTTACATGATAAAAAAATGTCTGAACTCGAAAATAATCAAAAAGTGAAAGTATTGTTAGCGCAAAGTTTATTTGGTGATCCGGATGTATTACTTTTAGATGAGCCTACAAACGGTCTAGATATTCAAGCTATTAGCTGGTTGGAAGATTTTTTAATCAACTTTGAGAATACTGTTATTGTTGTATCACATGACCGACACTTCTTGAATAATGTTTGTACGCACATTGCAGATTTGGATTTTGGTAAAATTAAAGTTTACGTTGGAAATTATGATTTTTGGTATCAATCGAGTCAGCTTGCTCAAAAAATGGCACAAGAGCAAAACAAAAAGAAAGAAGAGAAAATTAAAGAATTACAAGATTTCATTGCACGATTCTCTGCTAATGCATCTAAATCTAAGCAAGCTACAAGTCGTAAAAAACAACTTGAAAAAATTGAACTTGATGATATTCAACCATCATCACGACGTTATCCTTACGTTAAATTTACACCAGAACGTGAAATTGGGAATGATTTATTATTCGTGAATAATCTGTCAAAAACTATTGATGGTGAAAAAGTTCTCGATAACATTTCATTTACAATGAACCCAAATGATAAAGCTGTTTTAATTGGTCAAAGTGAAATTGCTAAATCAACATTACTCAAAATATTAGCCGGTGAATTAGAACCAGATGAGGGATCGGTTAAATGGGGTGTTACGACCTCTCAATCTTACTTCCCTAAAGATAACTCGGAGTATTTTGAGCATGTCAACATGAATCTTGTAGATTGGTTGCGTCAATATGCTCCAGAAGATGAACAAACTGAGACATTTTTACGAGGCTTTTTAGGCCGTATGTTGTTTAGCGGTGAAGAAGTAAAGAAAAAAGCAAGTGTGCTGTCAGGTGGAGAAAAAGTACGTTGTATGTTAAGTAAAATGATGTTGTCTAGTGCGAACGTACTTTTATTAGATGAACCTACCAATCACCTCGATTTAGAAAGTATTACATCGGTTAATGAGGGCTTAAAAGCATTCAAAGGCTCAATCATTTTCACATCGCATGATTTTGAATTTATTAATACAATTGCAAATCGTGTCATTGATTTAGATGTTGAAGGCGGTCTGTCAAAAGAAATGCCTTATGATGTCTATTTAGAAGAAAAAGGAATACTTAAATCATCAAAAGCATAA
- a CDS encoding aspartate-semialdehyde dehydrogenase: MVKLAVVGATGLVGTKILETLNRKKINFDELTLFSSKRSAGQEVNFQNKTYIVQELTEASASQKFDFVLMSAGGQTSADFAPIFEKHGAIVVDNSSQWRMSDDIDLIVPEVNTPTFNRGIIANPNCSTIQSVVPLKLLQERYGLKRVAYTTYQAVSGSGIQGKKDLEDGAVGAEPKAYPHPIYNNVLPHIDVFLEDGYTKEERKMIDETRKILDEPHLNVTATCVRVPVQDSHSVHINVSLDHPTTVKDIQNLFDQDERVVLVDRPENNEYPLAIHSTGKDEVFVGRIRKDNSLENTFHIWVTSDNLLKGAALNTVQILEQVLNLKGE, encoded by the coding sequence ATGGTCAAATTAGCAGTTGTTGGAGCTACTGGTTTAGTAGGAACAAAAATATTAGAAACATTAAATCGTAAAAAGATAAATTTTGATGAACTGACACTCTTTTCATCAAAACGTTCAGCAGGTCAAGAAGTAAACTTTCAAAATAAGACTTACATTGTACAAGAGCTAACAGAAGCATCTGCATCTCAAAAATTTGATTTTGTATTAATGAGTGCAGGAGGTCAAACAAGTGCAGACTTTGCCCCTATTTTTGAAAAGCACGGTGCCATTGTAGTTGATAACTCGAGTCAATGGAGAATGTCAGATGATATTGATTTAATTGTACCTGAAGTAAATACTCCAACATTTAATAGAGGGATTATTGCTAATCCTAACTGCTCGACTATCCAATCAGTAGTCCCTTTAAAATTATTACAAGAACGATATGGATTAAAGCGTGTGGCCTATACTACATATCAAGCTGTTTCTGGTTCAGGTATTCAAGGTAAAAAGGATTTAGAAGATGGTGCCGTTGGTGCAGAGCCAAAAGCGTATCCTCATCCTATCTATAATAATGTGTTACCCCATATCGATGTATTTTTAGAAGACGGATATACAAAAGAAGAACGCAAAATGATTGATGAAACACGAAAAATTCTTGATGAACCTCATCTAAATGTAACAGCTACATGTGTACGTGTTCCTGTGCAAGATAGCCACAGTGTTCATATTAATGTGTCACTTGACCACCCTACTACAGTTAAAGACATTCAAAATTTATTTGATCAAGATGAACGTGTAGTTTTAGTTGATAGACCCGAAAATAATGAGTACCCTCTTGCGATTCATTCTACAGGGAAAGATGAAGTATTTGTAGGCCGCATTCGTAAAGATAACTCGCTTGAAAATACATTTCACATATGGGTGACATCAGATAATTTACTTAAAGGAGCCGCGTTAAATACAGTTCAAATTTTAGAACAAGTTTTGAATTTGAAAGGAGAATAA
- the dapB gene encoding 4-hydroxy-tetrahydrodipicolinate reductase, with protein sequence MKILLIGYGAMNQRVARLAEENGHSIVGVILKNKDKEVPYPIFNKISEVTDADVAIDFSHPDLLLPLLEDSFQLPLVIATTGQKEKITERLKALSSDMPIFFSANMSYGVHVLSKLLETAVPLLNDFDIELTEAHHNQKVDAPSGTLVKLYDAIKELRQNVYPNYNRSDQDAKRKQNEIGIHTLRGGTIVGEHHILFAGIDETITLTHSAQSKDIFANGAIKVAKQLIHYQSGYYTFDNI encoded by the coding sequence ATGAAAATTCTGTTGATTGGGTATGGTGCAATGAACCAACGTGTTGCAAGACTTGCTGAAGAAAATGGCCATTCAATCGTTGGAGTCATCTTGAAAAACAAAGATAAAGAAGTCCCCTACCCTATTTTTAACAAAATAAGTGAAGTGACTGATGCAGATGTAGCTATCGATTTTTCTCATCCAGATTTATTATTACCTTTACTAGAGGATTCATTCCAGTTGCCATTAGTCATTGCGACTACTGGACAAAAAGAAAAAATAACTGAACGCTTAAAAGCACTTAGTTCAGACATGCCTATCTTTTTTAGCGCCAATATGAGTTATGGTGTTCATGTATTATCCAAATTGCTTGAAACAGCCGTACCACTACTCAATGATTTTGATATTGAACTAACAGAAGCCCATCACAATCAAAAAGTAGATGCACCGAGTGGAACATTAGTTAAATTATACGACGCTATTAAAGAGCTACGTCAAAATGTGTATCCTAATTATAATAGAAGTGACCAAGACGCAAAGCGTAAACAAAATGAAATTGGAATTCATACGCTTCGTGGCGGCACTATTGTCGGAGAACATCATATACTATTTGCAGGTATAGATGAAACGATTACACTTACACATTCAGCGCAATCTAAAGATATATTTGCAAACGGTGCAATTAAGGTAGCGAAGCAATTAATCCATTATCAGTCAGGGTATTATACTTTTGACAACATATAA
- a CDS encoding M20 metallopeptidase family protein, translating into MSELEFVIQHRRYLHEHPELSLEEFQTTQYIKGFLDEMNIDYECPLATGLVAYLDGNSNETIAFRADIDALPIHEENDIHYRSQVENKMHACGHDGHTVALMLFAKRCKQLQIQNQLPHNVILIFQPAEESGGGANLLIQSGVFDPYEIGAIYGIHIMPFENEGHYIVKDHEITASATEYRFYLNGQSSHVANKEQGYSAGQGLQHLLIQLSQIQQYHLNGLKHNIVHIGRFNAGEAINTVPSQGYLEGTIRTYDLNDLHMIQNQMQKIALSIEQLFNVKCDVKFAEGYPPTVNDPTLKKYVLDSIRFNHQQIIEQELPYLFGEDFSFYRQIAPSYFVFVGVKNEEKQFVSGLHTPTLNFDEKILIDVANYYERLLFNYKEV; encoded by the coding sequence ATGAGCGAACTCGAATTTGTTATTCAACATCGGCGTTATTTACACGAACATCCAGAATTAAGTTTAGAAGAATTTCAAACAACGCAATACATTAAAGGCTTTTTAGATGAGATGAATATTGATTATGAATGCCCTCTTGCCACAGGGTTAGTTGCGTATTTAGATGGTAATTCTAATGAAACAATTGCTTTTCGTGCAGATATTGATGCTTTACCTATTCATGAAGAAAATGACATTCATTATCGAAGTCAAGTTGAGAATAAAATGCATGCATGTGGCCATGATGGACATACTGTGGCATTGATGCTATTTGCGAAACGCTGTAAACAATTACAAATTCAAAATCAACTTCCACATAATGTGATTCTTATTTTCCAACCAGCTGAAGAATCTGGTGGCGGTGCAAATTTACTAATACAGTCAGGTGTATTTGACCCATATGAAATTGGAGCAATATATGGTATACATATCATGCCTTTTGAAAATGAAGGACATTATATTGTGAAAGATCATGAAATTACTGCAAGTGCGACAGAATATCGTTTTTATTTAAATGGACAGTCAAGCCATGTCGCTAATAAAGAGCAAGGTTATTCAGCTGGTCAAGGTCTGCAACATTTACTGATACAATTATCACAAATACAACAGTATCATCTAAATGGCTTGAAACATAATATTGTACATATTGGAAGGTTTAATGCAGGTGAAGCAATTAATACTGTGCCGAGTCAAGGATATTTAGAAGGTACAATACGTACATATGATTTAAATGACTTGCACATGATTCAAAATCAAATGCAAAAAATAGCTTTAAGTATTGAACAATTATTTAATGTTAAATGTGATGTCAAATTTGCAGAGGGTTATCCTCCTACTGTTAATGATCCCACTTTGAAAAAATATGTTTTAGATAGCATTCGTTTCAATCATCAGCAAATTATAGAACAAGAATTACCCTACCTATTTGGAGAAGATTTTAGTTTTTATCGTCAAATAGCGCCATCGTATTTTGTTTTTGTAGGTGTAAAAAATGAAGAAAAACAATTCGTATCAGGTTTACACACGCCTACATTAAACTTTGATGAAAAGATTTTAATTGATGTTGCAAACTATTACGAACGGTTACTTTTTAATTATAAAGAGGTGTAA
- the dapA gene encoding 4-hydroxy-tetrahydrodipicolinate synthase: MSHLFEGTGVALITPFTNGKVDYDAIRRQVDFLIERQIQALVVNGTTAENPSLTEDERNQILRTVIDANQSRVPVIVGTGTNNTLNSLKASLTAKSLGADAIMLITPYYLKTNQRGLIQHFETIANETQLPVILYNVPSRTNSTIEPKTVEHLSRNPYIVGLKDATNDFEYLKEVQSLVDTNHFAIYSGNDENIVDFYASGGHGVISVVANVIPQPFQDIYINKENRSKRFEPIAYLLKALSIDINPIPIKYLASLEGFGAYEVRLPLVTLTNDEQRELKKAYQQFKVGVKI; encoded by the coding sequence ATGTCACATTTGTTTGAAGGTACTGGTGTTGCTTTAATCACGCCATTTACAAATGGAAAAGTAGACTATGATGCAATACGAAGACAAGTTGACTTTCTTATTGAACGTCAGATTCAAGCGCTAGTTGTTAATGGAACTACAGCAGAAAATCCTAGCTTAACAGAGGACGAAAGGAATCAAATATTGAGAACAGTCATCGATGCGAATCAATCTAGAGTCCCTGTCATTGTAGGTACGGGTACGAATAATACCTTAAATTCACTGAAAGCTTCTTTGACAGCTAAATCTCTTGGTGCAGATGCGATTATGTTGATTACACCTTACTATCTAAAAACAAATCAACGCGGATTGATTCAACATTTTGAAACAATCGCAAATGAGACACAATTACCAGTTATTTTATACAATGTGCCTTCTAGAACAAATTCAACGATTGAACCTAAAACAGTCGAACATCTGAGTCGAAATCCGTACATTGTAGGATTAAAAGATGCGACAAATGATTTTGAATATTTAAAAGAAGTACAGTCATTAGTCGATACGAATCACTTTGCAATTTATAGTGGGAACGACGAAAATATAGTAGATTTTTACGCTAGTGGAGGTCATGGTGTCATATCAGTAGTCGCTAATGTAATACCGCAACCATTTCAAGATATTTATATAAATAAAGAAAATAGATCAAAGCGTTTTGAACCGATTGCCTATTTATTAAAAGCGCTAAGCATCGATATAAATCCAATTCCTATTAAGTATTTAGCATCATTAGAAGGTTTTGGAGCATATGAAGTGAGATTGCCATTAGTCACACTTACGAATGATGAACAAAGAGAATTAAAGAAAGCATATCAACAATTTAAAGTAGGTGTTAAAATATGA
- the dapD gene encoding 2,3,4,5-tetrahydropyridine-2,6-dicarboxylate N-acetyltransferase, protein MVKSFTAEEIIQYISDAKKSTPLKVYINGEFSEIQFPSSFNVFGSDNSKVIFCEASEWKAFYEENQMLIKDLEIEMDRRNSAIPLKDIMNTNARIEPGAFIREHATIGDGAVVMMGATINIGAVVGEGTMVDMNATLGGRATTGKNVHVGAGAVLAGVIEPPSAEPVVIEDNVLIGANAVILEGVRVGKGAIVAAGAVVTQNVPAGAVVAGTPAKVIKNASDVENSKREIVAALRTLDQSS, encoded by the coding sequence ATGGTTAAAAGTTTTACAGCAGAGGAAATTATTCAATATATTAGTGATGCTAAAAAGAGCACACCTTTAAAAGTATATATAAACGGAGAGTTTAGTGAGATTCAATTTCCGAGCTCGTTTAATGTATTTGGTTCAGATAACTCAAAAGTGATATTTTGTGAAGCATCAGAATGGAAAGCATTTTATGAAGAAAATCAAATGCTTATCAAAGATTTGGAAATAGAGATGGATAGACGTAATTCAGCAATACCTTTAAAAGATATTATGAATACAAACGCAAGAATTGAACCAGGTGCATTTATCCGTGAGCATGCAACAATTGGTGACGGAGCTGTTGTTATGATGGGGGCTACAATTAATATAGGAGCAGTAGTCGGTGAAGGCACAATGGTTGACATGAATGCAACATTAGGTGGTCGTGCAACAACTGGTAAAAATGTACACGTGGGCGCTGGAGCAGTGTTAGCGGGCGTTATTGAGCCCCCTAGTGCGGAGCCAGTTGTTATTGAAGACAACGTATTAATTGGAGCGAATGCAGTTATCTTAGAAGGTGTACGTGTTGGTAAAGGGGCAATAGTTGCTGCAGGTGCAGTTGTAACTCAAAATGTACCTGCTGGAGCAGTTGTTGCAGGAACTCCCGCTAAAGTGATAAAAAATGCAAGTGATGTAGAAAATTCGAAAAGAGAAATAGTTGCTGCACTACGAACTTTAGATCAATCATCATAA
- a CDS encoding alanine racemase yields MVATWQVDTTIFQKNIRQVVGNQKIMAVVKNNAYNYGLEFAVRQFLEAGIEAFSTTSLDEAIKVKRIAPNAVVFLMNATTHFEKLRQYGIHMTLPSLLFYHRYSDELYDIHVHIEYENLLHRSGFKSLDEIKQVLNEHSDNQNSKMKITGLWTHFGYADEFECSEYETERYDWLNIVESLYEEGYRFEMIHSQNSASYFREGHLLERHTHARVGIALYGSRPYSNLERDAISQSLVLKANVIQVRTVHKGEHCGYSFAYTAVQNNTKLAVVDIGYGDGILRSRSKHEVMINERIYPIRALMMSHMFVEVDEYVSPGDEVIIYNETLRIDDYTFKGVGANSEQLSALNLDSLKKEYLS; encoded by the coding sequence ATGGTAGCTACTTGGCAAGTTGATACAACGATTTTTCAGAAGAATATTCGACAAGTTGTGGGAAATCAAAAAATAATGGCTGTTGTAAAAAATAACGCATATAATTATGGCCTTGAATTTGCTGTTCGACAATTTTTAGAAGCGGGTATCGAAGCGTTTAGCACGACTTCACTTGATGAAGCTATAAAAGTCAAAAGAATAGCCCCAAATGCGGTTGTATTTTTAATGAATGCAACGACTCATTTCGAAAAACTGAGACAATATGGGATACACATGACTTTGCCTTCTTTATTGTTCTATCATCGTTATAGCGACGAACTATATGATATTCATGTTCATATAGAATATGAGAATCTGTTGCATCGTTCAGGTTTTAAGTCTCTTGATGAAATAAAACAAGTTCTTAATGAACACAGTGACAATCAAAATTCTAAAATGAAAATTACTGGATTGTGGACACATTTTGGTTATGCTGATGAATTTGAATGTTCCGAGTATGAAACCGAGCGTTACGATTGGTTGAACATTGTGGAATCACTATATGAGGAAGGATATCGATTTGAAATGATTCATTCACAAAATAGCGCAAGTTACTTTAGAGAAGGACACTTACTTGAAAGGCATACTCATGCGCGTGTAGGTATAGCTTTATATGGTTCTCGTCCCTACTCTAATTTAGAAAGAGATGCTATTTCTCAGTCACTTGTTTTAAAAGCCAACGTAATACAAGTCAGAACAGTTCATAAAGGTGAACATTGCGGTTATAGTTTTGCTTATACGGCAGTACAAAATAATACAAAATTAGCGGTAGTTGATATTGGATATGGAGATGGTATTTTGCGAAGTCGCTCAAAGCATGAAGTGATGATTAACGAGCGAATCTACCCTATTCGAGCACTAATGATGAGTCATATGTTTGTAGAAGTTGATGAATATGTGTCACCAGGTGATGAAGTCATCATTTATAATGAGACGCTTCGAATTGATGATTACACATTCAAAGGGGTCGGCGCAAATTCTGAACAACTCAGTGCATTAAATCTCGATTCATTAAAAAAGGAGTATTTATCATGA